The genomic DNA GGCGACGGACAAGTGACCGTCGGCAACACGGTGATGAAGAAGAACGCAACCAAGATTCGCCGGCTTGCGGAAGGCAAGGTCTTGGCAGGGTTCGCGGGCGCCGTGTCGGACGCGTTTACGCTCTTCGACCGGTTCGAGGGAAAGCTCAACGAGTTTAACAAGAACCTCGTGCGCGCGGCGGTCGAGCTGGGCAAGGAATGGCGTACGGACAAGTACCTGCGCAATCTCGAGGCGCTGCTCGCGGTGTGCGATTCGGAGACCTCGCTGGTCGTCGCCGGCAGCGGCGAAGTCATCGAGCCGGAGGACGGCATCATGGCGATTGGATCGGGTGGGCCGTTCGCGCTCGCGGCGGCGCGTGCGCTGCTCAAGCACACCGACTTGCCCGCGGACGCGATCGTGCGCGAAGCGTTGTCGACCGCCGCGGACATCTGCATCTACACGAATACCAACATCACCGTCGAGATGTTGTAGCGCGAGCGCAGCGGATGCGGCAGACCGATCGAATGCGTTGCGCCGCGGGAACTCTCGCGTTCAGTGCACTGTTTCTCCTTGCGGGCTGCGGGGGTGGCCAACCCGCGCCGACCCCAACTCCACCAAAACCGCCCGATCTCGCCGCGCAATCCGAACTGTTTCGCAAAGGTGTCGAGAAGGTTGCCGACGGAATCTATGTCGCAATCGGATTCGGGCTTGCCAATTCGATCCTGATCGAAGGTGACGACGGGGTCATCGTCGTCGACACGCTCGAAGGCCGCCCGCAGGCGGAAGCGGTGAAAGCCGCATTCGATGGAATCACCTCGAAACCGGTGAAGGCCGTCATCCTCACGCACAATCACGCCGACCATGTGTTTGGCGGTGCGGTGTTCACCGGCGGCGATCCGAACGTCCCCGTGATCGCGCACGAGTCCACCGCATCGCACATCGACCGCATCATCAACGTCGTCCGTGACGACATCTACGTGCGCAGCATGCGGATGTTCGGACAGTTGTTGCCGCCCGTAGACGAAGCGAACAGCGGCATCGGCATGCGGCTCGACTATCGGCCCGAGAACATCGCGCTTGCGCGGCCTACGCAGACATTCTCGGACACGCTCGACATCACGATCGCCGGCGTCCGCTTCCATCTCGTTCACGCGCCCGGCGAGACGCCCGACCAAATCGTCGTGTGGCTGCCGGACAAGAAAGTGCTGCTGCCCGCGGACAACGTGTACCAGGCGTTCCCGAACCTGTACACGATTCGCGGGACATCGTACCGCGACGTGATGGAGTGGGTGGACAGCATCGACCGGATGCGCGACTTCGACGCGGAGTTCCTCGTGCCGTCGCATACGCGGCCGGTCGCCGGTAAAGAAGCCGTAGCGGACGTGCTCACTGCGTACCGCGACGCGATTCAGTATGTTCACGATCAGACGGTCCGCGGGCTCAACCAAGGCAAGACGCCGGATGAACTGGTTGCGACCGTCAAACTGCCAGCGAACCTCGCGAACCACCCGTGGCTCGGTCAGTATTATGGAACCGTCGCGTGGTCCGTACGCGGCATCTACGATGGATATCTCGGCTGGTTCAACGGAGATGCGACAACGCTAAATCCATCGGAACCAACCGAACGCGCGCGAAAACTTGCCGACGCGCTGGCGCTGGGAAAGCCAATCTCGGAACAGGCGAAGAGTGCCCTCGCCGCGAAGGACTACCAGTGGGCCGCGGAGCTTGCACGGGAATGGACGCGCGTGGAGCCGGATTCCGTCGAGGCGCGCGACACGCTCGCGGATTGTTTCCGTGCGCTGGGAGCGGCGCAATCGAACGCAAACGCGCGCAATTATTACCTGACGCAAGCGCTCGAGTGGCGCGGCGATCTCGAAGTCGAGCCGAACGATCCCTCGAGCGTGCCCGATTCGTTCATTGACGAACTGCCCATTGACGGATTTATGCGCGGCCTAGCCGTTCGGCTGAATCCCGAAGCGGCGAAGGACGCCAACACACTCGTTCAATTCTCGTTCACGGACATCGCGACGGATTACACCGTACACGTGCGCAACTGCGTCGCGGAAGTCCGCAAGCGCACTGTCGCGAACCCAGCGATGAAGATCACGACGACGGCGAAGACGTGGAAACGGATTGCGAGCAAGAAGACGAACCCTGCAGGCGCGTATGCGTCGGGCGAAATTCAGGTCGATGGCGGCGTCGCGAATGTGATCGCGTTTCTACGCTACTTCGAGCGGTAACACAACCATTCAACACGGCGTATGGAGTGCGGCAGCAAAGTCCGCTTCGGACGGCGCTGCCGCTTTGGCTTCCGGCGGAGCCGGATCCCTGGCAAATGACGCAGGTTCACGTCGAAACGTCGTGCTGTGTGAGCCAAAGCGGTAGCGCCCCTACTGCACCTCCCAAACGGCGTCCCTGTGCGTGCCGGGTATACCTATAGCTGCTTGTACCCCTCCGTAAACAACCGATCCGCGGCGCGGAAATCGCCGGATTCAAACCCCTCCCTAAACCAACGAATGCGTTGCGCGGACGTTCCGTGCGTGAACGAATCGGGCACCACAGTTCCCTGGCTTTGTTGCTGCAAACGATCGTCGCCGATTGCGTTTGCCGCATCGAGCGCTTCTTCGATGTCGCCAGGCTCGAGCACCTGCTTCGTCTTTTGAATGTGGTGCGCCCACACGCCCGCGAGATAGTCCGCCTGCAACTCCAACCGCACGGAAAGCCGGTTCCCTTCCACTTCGTCCAGGCGCTGTTGTTCCGTGTGGACTTCGTCGCTCGTGCCGATGAGTTTCTGCACGTGGTGCCCAATCTCGTGCGCAATGACATACGCCTGCGCGAAATCGCCCGCCGCGCCAAATCGTTGGTGCAACTCGTCAAAGAATTGAAGATCGAGATAGACCTGCTGGTCGGCTGGACAATAGAATGGCCCCACCGCCGCGCTCGCGCCGCCGCAACCGGACTGCACGCGCCCGCGAAACAGAACGAGTCGTGGTTCAATGTAGTCGTCGCCCGCCTGCTGGAACAGCGCGTGCCACACGTCTTCCGTGTCCGCAAGCACGACCTTCACAAACTCCGCGCGTTCGTCGTCCTGCGGACTGACCGGCCCGTCGAGAATCTGCCCACCCCCGAGTTGCTCCTCGAGCAGGCCCGACTCGAGCAACACCGTCGGGTCGCCGCCGCTCATGTACAGCATCAGCCCGATGATAACCAGCGTGCCGATGCCGCCGCCCGCCAGCCCCGGCCCCCGCATCGACCGCCGGTCCTCGACATTCGCGCTCGCGCGCCGTCCTTTCCAACGCATGGCGGGCCTCCAAACCTACTTGCGGACGGACTTCCTACTCTCTCTTCGCTGCACCGATGCCAACGGCACGCGCGGTTCATTCTTGCGTTGCTCTACGTGGAGACTGTCGTAGAAACCTTCCCATAATGCGCCATGCCGCTTGAGGTCGATAATGACGCCGATGCGGCGGCCTCCGGCGTCAACAAATGTAGGAAATTCCCTTCACCTCTCCTGTCTCCAAGGGCACAGCCATTCGCACGAAAGCAGCGATCCGATTGTAACACACCCGACAAAGCCGCAGGCCGACGGTTGCGAGTGTGCTATCATTAAACCATGACAACGATTCAAGCCAACTTGCCCGACGAACTGGTGCAGCAAGCTCGTGAGTTTGTAGATGAAGGGTGGGCGGGTGACTTTGACGCCGTACTTACAGAGGCGCTTCGCCGATTTCTCGATTCTCACGGGCCGCGAATCGCCGAGGAGCATGTACGCGACGATATAGAGTGGGGTATGCGCGGGAGTGAGTAATGTCGCACCGGTCGTCGTTATATGCGACGCGGGGCCGTTGATTCACCTCGACGAGTTGAACGCGCTGGATTTGTTAGCCGATTTTGATCGGATATTGGCGCCAAATTCATTTTGCAGCGAAGTCCGTCGCCACCGTCCGACTGTCTTTACACAGAAATCTGTATCGATACGTTGTGTAGCACCTCCCGAATCTGCGGCAAGCGCTGCCGTCAGACTGGGCCGTCTCCTGTCTTTGCATCAGGGCGAAATAGATGCACTTGCACTCGCAAAATCGACGGAGAATTCGCTGTTGCTCACGGACGATAACGCAGCGCGACTAGCGGCCACCAACCTGAGCATCCGCGTGCACGGGACACTTGGAGTACTGTTGCGCGCCGTTCGACGCGGGCAGCGCAGCCGATCAGCGGCAGTAGAATTGCTTCATGATATTCCCTTCCGCACCACGCTTCACATCAAGCGCGACCTCCTATTGGACGCAATTAAAGCTCTCGAATAGGAAGCCAGCAAGGCATACCAATGTGCAACAAAACCGAAGCGTGTTCGGCAACTACTCGCACAACTCAAACACGCCCGCCGCGCCCATCCCGCCGCCGATGCACATGGTGACGACGCCGTACTTCACACCGCGTTTGCGCATTTCGTCGATGATTTGGACGGAGAGCTTCGCGCCGGAGCAGCCGAGCGGGTGCCCGAGCGCGATTGCGCCGCCGTTGACGTTGACCTTCTCCGGATCGAGCTTGAGTTCGCGCACGACCAACTTCACTACGGACGCAAAGGCTTCGTTAATCTCGAAGAGGCCGACCTCGCTGAGTTTGATACCCGCGATCTCGATGGCTTTTGGGATTGCAGTCAATTGCGCGGGGCCGAGGTACTTCGGCGAACCGGCAGCGACGTTGTAGCCGATGAGCTTTGCGAGCGGTTTCGCGCCGGTTTCTTTCAGACCCTTCTCGCTCATGAGCACGCAGGCCGCCGCGCCGTCGCTCATCTGACTCGAATTGCCGGCGGTGTGAAAACCGAGTTCCGGCGACGCCGCAAATGCGGGCTTCAACGCGAGCAACCCCTCCATCGTCGTATCGCGGCGCGGGCCTTCGTCAGTGTCAAACGTGATCGTTTTCCCGTTCACCGGCACTTGCAGCGGAACGATCTGGTCCTTGAACTTGCCGAGGTCGATTGCCGCGACGGCGCGCTGGTTGCTCATCAGCGCCCACTCGTCGAGTTCCTGGCGCGTCATCCTGAAATCGCGCGCGACGTTGTCGCCCGCGTTGCCCATCGCGATGTAAATCTCGGGATAGTTCTTCGTGAGGTAGGGATTCGGCGCAGGCCGGGCGCCGGGGCCGTGCACCATGCTCATGCTCTCCGCGCCGCCGCCGATCGCGATGTCGAACAGCCCGCTGCTGATTTTCGCCGCGGCGATGACCATCGCTTCGAGCCCGGACGAACAGAAGCGGTTAATGGTCAACGCGCTCGTCGTGTCCGGCATCCCCGCGCGCAACGCCGCGATCCGCGCCATGTTCATGCCCTGCGCCTGCTCCGGGATCGCGCAGCCGAGCACGACATCCTGCACCTGCTCCGGCTTGATGCCCGCGCGCTCGACCGCCGCCTTAATGACCTCCGCCGCCATATCGTCCGGACGGTAATTCACCAGCGTCCCGCGGTTCGCCTTGCCCACCGCCGTCCGCGCACCGGATACCACGTATACATCGTTCATCGCCATCACCTCCAAGATTTAGCCACGGAGACACGGAAAACACGGAGTAAAACCTGCCACCGAAATCGCCGATCGCTTCAAATTGAGATTCGCTTCACGCCGTCCTTTAACAGCTTTTCATTAAGATTCAGCAGAAATCCTCGTTTGATACCCAAAAGCTTCAAGTAAGTAATCACCTGCGCCATATGAATATCATTAAGTTCCTCTACGGCTTTGAGTTCGAGAAGCAACTGCCCGTCCACAATGATATCCGCCTTAAAGCCGATTCCAAGGTCCCTGCCCTTGTAAACGACGTTAATCGGTACCTGGTTCTTCGCTGAAACACCCCGCTCTTCCAGTTCAATGAGCAGTGCGTGTTCATATATTGTCTCGAAAAGCCCAGGCCCAAGCTCGGCGTGCGCGGCAATGGCTGCGCCGAGTACTCGTTCGATCAATTCATCGGACGCTTCAACTAGCGGTTGCTGCGTTTCCCTTTCCTTTCTGCATTTGAAGAAGTTCGTAGTGTTGTATCGCCTCCGTGCTCTCCGTGTCTCCGTGGTTCAATTTCTTAGCGGCTTGCCTGTTGTCAGCATGGCCTGAATCCGTTGCTGCGTTTTTTCCGTGCCGACCAGGCTCAGGAATGCTTCGCGTTCAAGATCGAGAACATCCTGTTCGGTGATTTTCGTTCCCGGGGCGCGGTCGCCGCCGGTGAGGATGTGCGCGATCTTCTCGGCGATGAGTACATCGTGGTCGCTCGCAAAGCCGCCGAGTTTGAATCCGTAGAGCGCCACGCGGAAGGCCGCGCGCATGGGTTCGCCGAAGGCGACGAGCGACGCAGGCTTCGGCGGGCGGTAACCCATCTTGTTCAGGCCGAGGCACACGTCCTTCGCGCGCTTGATTTGCTGGTCGAAACTCGCAACGATCGGGTTGTCGTCGGTCAGGTAGCCCAACTCGACGTATTCGCCGCCGCTCGTGCTCACCTTCGCGGTCGCAATGTTCTCGAACGCGCGGCGCAGGTACGGCAGCGGATCGGTGTCCTCGACTCCCGCGGGTAAATACGCCAGCGCGCGCCGCAGCATTTCCTTGCACCCGCCGCCGCCGGGCACCAGCCCAACGCCGACCTCCACCAGCCCGCCGTAGGTCTCGCCCGCGATGACCGCCTTCGCCGTGTGTTGGCAGATTTCCGTGCCGCCGCCGAGCGTGTAGTGGTGCGGCGCGGACACGACCGGCTTGCGGCAGAACCGCATCGCCTGGTTGATCTGCTGGAACCCGTTCACCGCCTCGTCGATCGCTTTCCAGTTTTCCTGCATCGCTTCGCCGAGCACCACGAAGATGTTCGCGCCCGCGCAGAAATGCGGCCCCTGGTTCCCAACAACCATGCCCTCGAACGTGCCCTCGTTCAACAGGTTCACGCCGTCCTGCAATATCAATCCGAGGTCCGTGTCGATCGCGTTCATCTTGGTATGAAACTCGGCGCAGAGGATGCCGTCGCCGAGATCGATGAGGCTCGCGCTCTCGTTTTCCTTCACCACGCCACCGGAGGCTTTCACGCTCGCGAGCGAAATCTCGTTCGGATTCCTCGGCACCGATTTGTACGACTTCGACGCGAGATCGAAATAGAGCTGTTTGCCGTTCTCACGTTTGTAGAACGACTTCGCGCCGGCGGACTTCATCGCCGCGACGATCGGCGGCAACTTCAGGCCGTCCTTCTCCATGCGCGCGCAGACCTCGTCGAAGCCGAGCACGTCCCACGACTCGAAAATGCCGATCTCCCACGCGAAGCCCCACCTCACGGCGTTATCGATATTCACGATGTCGTCCGCAATCTCGGGAATGCGGTTCGCCGCGTAGATGGCAGTGTTCGCAAAACACTTCCAGGCAAATACGGCGCCCTTGTCCGTGCCGTTGTTCATAATCTTGATCTTCTCTTCGATCGTCTCCGCGTTGCGCACCGCGCCGGTGCACTCAAAACGCGGCTTGATTGGCGCGCGGTATTCGAGCGTGTTCAGGTCGAGGCCAAGAATAATGCGCTTGCCCTTCTCGTCCTTCTCCTTCGTCGCCTTGTAGAACCCGCTGCCGGACTTCGCGCCCAGCAGGCCCTTCTCGACCATCTTCTTCAACCACTCCGGCGCCACCATCAGGTCGAGCCGCTCGTCATTAGGACAATTGTTCGCGACGTTTCCCAGCACGTTGAGATAGGTGTCGAGTCCCACGAGATCGAAGGTGCGGAACGTCGCCGACGACGCGTGCCCCACCGCCGGGCCCGTGACCGCGTCGACTTCCTCAACGGAAAGCCCGTCCTTCGTCATCTCGTGCACAATGTACTGGCAGCCAAACGTGAGGATGCGGTTCGCAATGAAATTCGGCGTGTCCTTCGCGTACACCACGCCCTTGCCCAGTACGTTTTCAAAGAAATCCGCCATGAACGCGATGACCGCTTTGTCCGTGCCCGGATGCGGAATGATCTCGAGCAGCTTCAGGTACCGCGGCGGATTGAAAAAGTGAGTGCCGAAGAAATGCTTCTTGAAATCGTCGTCCATCCCGTCAAGCATCGAGGCAATCGGAATGCCGCTTGTGTTCGTTGTAGTGATCGTCCCCGGCCTGCGGTGCTTCTTCACCTGCTCGAAGACCTTCTTCTTGATGGCCAGGTCTTCCTTCACCACCTCGATGATCCAGTCCGCCTCCGCCACGCGGTGCATGTCGTCCTCGAAGTTTCCCGTCTCGATGAGTTCGAGCACGCCCTTCGAATAAATCGGCGACGGCTTGATCTTCAGCAGATTCGCCTTGCTCCCGTCCGCAATCGAGTTCCGCTTCTTTCGATTCGCCTTGTCTTTTTCATCGAGGTTCGGCGGCACGATATCCAGCATCACGCTCGGAATCCCGCAATTCGCCAGGTGCGCCGAAATCGCGCCCCCCATCACCCCCGACCCCAACACCGCGACCCGCCGTATGTCCCTCATATACACCTCCAACCGCTGCACGCGTTCGCGCACCCCGCGCGAACACGCCAAACGCACACAAATATCCCTAACACATAAATATACCCGATCGCCCGGTCTCGCAGACCTACCGATAGGTATAGTCAAACTCGACCACTAAAGCAAATCTGCCATTCGAGTGATCCAGTACCATCGGATCATGATGGGAGGTCTGTAGGGACTGCGTCTCGCCCTTCCAAACCACCGATTGAACGGCACTGGACACCCTTGCCTTCTGGAATTACAACAATCTCTGATCGGCTCTTCCCTAATTGGCCATCTATGAGACAAAATTGCGCTGAGGAGCATAAGCTATGCGATCATTCAAATGGGTTCTGGTTTTTGTATCCATATTCGTCTCGGCGGTGGCGCAGGAACCAGCGACAAGATTTCCGCTTAAATTAATCCTCGTAAGTAACCTCGATTCAAAGCGTACGCCCGAGTACTTGGATTTTCTGTCGCAACAATTTTTAAGCGTAGAGTCGATCGGTCGGCATGCATTCAAGTTGTCCGATGCCAAGCGCGCGGATGTCGTTCTCCTGGACTGGCCACAAGGGGAAGAAGAATTTCCTCCCGAATACTCGCCGCTAGGTAAACATGGCGAAATATCCGTACCGGTAGTGCTCTTGGGTAGTGCAAGTCTTCAACATGCGGTCGCCGCGGATACACTTGGCGGCTACGGTTGCACATGTTTATATCCGTTTGCGTTTCATATGCGCGACCACGACGTCTTTAAGACACCGCTTCCGATCGACATGTCAAAGATGGAAACGATACCTCTATACGAAGATTGGAAGGGACAGGAGAAAGATTTGGGGGATTTACTTAAGCCAGACGGCACCATTGCTGTACTCAAACTTGCTCAGGAAAATACAGCTGGGGCCAGGCCGGTTCGCCGCGGTATTCCCGGGCCAGGCGTCACGATTCAACGCCCGGATGGACAACCCTCGGTCAATTCTTATGAAGCCGGTTGGTGTACCGCGCCCTATCAGTTTGAACAGGCGCCTGATGTGGAAGTGATGTCCGGCGGTATTAACAGTAAAACGCCCTATCATGGTGCCCTTTGGCGTCAGGGCAATCTAATGCATTTCGGATTTCATCAGACTCCGCCGCAGCTCAATGACGCCGGAAAGGCATTACTCATAAACTCGATTGTTTATATTAGTGGCTTTACCGAAGACCGCCCCATAGCGATTGCTTCCTCAATTTTCAAAGACGATCAAGCCCCGCAACTGCGTCAACGCGTGGCATCGATACTTCGCATGCCTGAACTCGACACAAAACAATGCTTGGAAATATTTCACGAATCACTTAGTCCCGCGCTTGCATCAATGGACAAACCGGCCCTAGTGGCGTGGTACGAAGCGAACCGGCCATTTCTTTATGCAGAAATAGACGGCCATCTTGCACTCGATAATAATGCGCAAGAGCTAGGCGTACCCATTGATTCAATGGAATTCATTCCGCGAAACATAGACGCAATTAAAGTGGGAGCAGACGGCGAGCAACGTGCACGACAACTTCTGGCCCACTATGTACACAATGCACTGGATGCATCTGCAACCGCGGCTCAATGGGCCTCGTGGTGGGAAACAAACCGAGATTTTGTTTTCTTTAGTGACTGCGGTGGATACCAGTGGTACATCGATTCGCTCGCGTCAAAGAGAAATGTTCCGACCGCAACGCTCCGTGGATCATTGCGTGCGTCACGGCCTGCGCCCGGCACGACTAAGCAATGATTCGCTACTATTTACTACTGTCTGGAATGATTTGCACTAGTTTGCTGACCGGTTGTGCAGCTCTACAAGGCGAAACCCCAAAATCAGACGCTGCGAATCAGCGAGTCCGTATCGACTCAATTGAAATAATCCCATCGCCAATAAACATTTCAAATGACTTTAGCGTGACAGTCAAACTTGTACTCGCTCCGGGACTGAAAATTAGTGTCGATACGTCCGAACCAATTTCCACTACCGCAAATTCGGGGATTAACGGCCTTGAATTGGAAAACGCTACGGCTACAAGCGCAGTCATTATAGAACGCGATGAAGATGAGCCTCAGACGGTTTCATTTCGGCAATCATTCAGGCTAGACGGACAAATCGACCGCGAAGTTCGCGATCTTGCCGTGCACGTCAAGTGTCAGGTCTGCAGTTTTGATATTTGTTATCCGTCAGTGGAATTAGTCCAGCGCAAACAAGTTCGCATTGTGCGACCCAACTGAGTTCCACTACTTCTTTTCTCGTCCAATGTCGGCGGCGCTGAAGCCCTAGCGGCGAATCACATCACCGGAAGCCAAGCATCGCAGCCCAATAATCGCATATAAGGGCCTCGTGCCGCGGTACGCACACCCGTGACGGTCACGATTCAAAAGAAATTCCGACCATGCTATCCTTAGACCAGCAGGCATATCGAGGAAATGACATGATCAAGTTGCCGTATTCACTCGTAATTGAAGCCACGGATGAGGACGATTTCTTTGGTTTCTATTCGCCCGATCTTGAAGGCTTCGCGGGCATAGGCCACTCCATAGAAGATTGTGTATTTCGCGCCCGGGCGGGAATGGCCGAACACGTACAAATTATGCGCGAGCAGGGACAGCAAGTGCCCGATCAAAATTCAAATCCAACGATTTTGATTCAGAACCAACCCGCGATGGCACTCCATTAATAACGCTCATAATGAGGTGATTATAGATGAAAACGAAGAGACTTGATTGCGTAGAAATGAAACGCGAAGGCTCAAAGCGCATCTATGACGCCCTGAAGGGCAAATCACGGGACGAGCAGGTCGAGTACTGGCGCAAGAAAAACATCAAACTGCGCCCACGAAAATCGTCGGCGCAGTTGCAGGATACCGATCCCAAATAGGATTCGAGTTATATCAACTCAACGATGTACACAGGCCGTTATTTGTGAGGTACAGGAGTCTGATGAATTATCCTCAAGAAAGGCTGGTCAAGCGGTCCGTAACCTATACTTTGCACCATCGGGGCTGTTTTTACATCGTCGAGAATGTGCCTGCGCGCGTAGACGTGGAGACGGGCGAGGAATATTTCGCGCCCGAAACAGTGGAACGACTTCAAGAAGCCATTCTGAGCGGTATGCCGCCGCACCATACCGTCGAGACCCCTGTTTACCAGTTCGATGAGCAGTCCATGGCGCACGCGGCGGGTTCGGTGTCGTCATAGGTTTTTCCCCGCGAAAATGAAACGCCAGCAGTCCCCTCGGCCGAAGCCTTTGGCGAGCACTGGCTGGTAAGTTGACTAAATTGTATCGTGAATTTCTTGTCCTGTCACAGACAATCGCCTACTAGTTCTTCTCATCCAAATTCGCCTTCATCTCCTCATCCGTCGGCGTCGTTGTCACGACGCCCTCCGCCGGCACATCCAACTTCGCCGTCCAGACGATCGCGTTAAGTACAATCTTGCGGAAGTTGTCGTCTTTCCAGTTGCGGTGGAAGTGGGCTCCGGTGAAGCCGAAGCCGCGGCCGCCATTGGGTCGCTCGATGGCCCAGGCCACGTGCTGAGGTTCCTTGTTCTCGATGGCCTTGCGCACGTGTGGGTTGCCGCTGTGCGGGCCGTCGGGCCGCGTAAGCGTGTCGGGGCCGGGCAACGCGGTGAGGATGGGCGTGACGTTCTTCATGCCCTCGGGGAAGCGCATGTGGTAGTACCACTCGTCGTTGATCGTGAACGGCGCGACGCCCGTGCAGATCGGGTGGTCCGGGAATTTGTCGAAGGTGGCCGTCCAATGCGG from Candidatus Hydrogenedentota bacterium includes the following:
- a CDS encoding MBL fold metallo-hydrolase — protein: MRQTDRMRCAAGTLAFSALFLLAGCGGGQPAPTPTPPKPPDLAAQSELFRKGVEKVADGIYVAIGFGLANSILIEGDDGVIVVDTLEGRPQAEAVKAAFDGITSKPVKAVILTHNHADHVFGGAVFTGGDPNVPVIAHESTASHIDRIINVVRDDIYVRSMRMFGQLLPPVDEANSGIGMRLDYRPENIALARPTQTFSDTLDITIAGVRFHLVHAPGETPDQIVVWLPDKKVLLPADNVYQAFPNLYTIRGTSYRDVMEWVDSIDRMRDFDAEFLVPSHTRPVAGKEAVADVLTAYRDAIQYVHDQTVRGLNQGKTPDELVATVKLPANLANHPWLGQYYGTVAWSVRGIYDGYLGWFNGDATTLNPSEPTERARKLADALALGKPISEQAKSALAAKDYQWAAELAREWTRVEPDSVEARDTLADCFRALGAAQSNANARNYYLTQALEWRGDLEVEPNDPSSVPDSFIDELPIDGFMRGLAVRLNPEAAKDANTLVQFSFTDIATDYTVHVRNCVAEVRKRTVANPAMKITTTAKTWKRIASKKTNPAGAYASGEIQVDGGVANVIAFLRYFER
- a CDS encoding type II toxin-antitoxin system HicB family antitoxin — its product is MIKLPYSLVIEATDEDDFFGFYSPDLEGFAGIGHSIEDCVFRARAGMAEHVQIMREQGQQVPDQNSNPTILIQNQPAMALH
- a CDS encoding GxxExxY protein encodes the protein MIERVLGAAIAAHAELGPGLFETIYEHALLIELEERGVSAKNQVPINVVYKGRDLGIGFKADIIVDGQLLLELKAVEELNDIHMAQVITYLKLLGIKRGFLLNLNEKLLKDGVKRISI
- the hslV gene encoding ATP-dependent protease subunit HslV, which produces MEQWHATTVIGVRRDGKVALGGDGQVTVGNTVMKKNATKIRRLAEGKVLAGFAGAVSDAFTLFDRFEGKLNEFNKNLVRAAVELGKEWRTDKYLRNLEALLAVCDSETSLVVAGSGEVIEPEDGIMAIGSGGPFALAAARALLKHTDLPADAIVREALSTAADICIYTNTNITVEML
- a CDS encoding DNA-binding protein; amino-acid sequence: MSNVAPVVVICDAGPLIHLDELNALDLLADFDRILAPNSFCSEVRRHRPTVFTQKSVSIRCVAPPESAASAAVRLGRLLSLHQGEIDALALAKSTENSLLLTDDNAARLAATNLSIRVHGTLGVLLRAVRRGQRSRSAAVELLHDIPFRTTLHIKRDLLLDAIKALE
- a CDS encoding 3-hydroxyacyl-CoA dehydrogenase/enoyl-CoA hydratase family protein, which gives rise to MRDIRRVAVLGSGVMGGAISAHLANCGIPSVMLDIVPPNLDEKDKANRKKRNSIADGSKANLLKIKPSPIYSKGVLELIETGNFEDDMHRVAEADWIIEVVKEDLAIKKKVFEQVKKHRRPGTITTTNTSGIPIASMLDGMDDDFKKHFFGTHFFNPPRYLKLLEIIPHPGTDKAVIAFMADFFENVLGKGVVYAKDTPNFIANRILTFGCQYIVHEMTKDGLSVEEVDAVTGPAVGHASSATFRTFDLVGLDTYLNVLGNVANNCPNDERLDLMVAPEWLKKMVEKGLLGAKSGSGFYKATKEKDEKGKRIILGLDLNTLEYRAPIKPRFECTGAVRNAETIEEKIKIMNNGTDKGAVFAWKCFANTAIYAANRIPEIADDIVNIDNAVRWGFAWEIGIFESWDVLGFDEVCARMEKDGLKLPPIVAAMKSAGAKSFYKRENGKQLYFDLASKSYKSVPRNPNEISLASVKASGGVVKENESASLIDLGDGILCAEFHTKMNAIDTDLGLILQDGVNLLNEGTFEGMVVGNQGPHFCAGANIFVVLGEAMQENWKAIDEAVNGFQQINQAMRFCRKPVVSAPHHYTLGGGTEICQHTAKAVIAGETYGGLVEVGVGLVPGGGGCKEMLRRALAYLPAGVEDTDPLPYLRRAFENIATAKVSTSGGEYVELGYLTDDNPIVASFDQQIKRAKDVCLGLNKMGYRPPKPASLVAFGEPMRAAFRVALYGFKLGGFASDHDVLIAEKIAHILTGGDRAPGTKITEQDVLDLEREAFLSLVGTEKTQQRIQAMLTTGKPLRN
- a CDS encoding zinc metallopeptidase, which gives rise to MRWKGRRASANVEDRRSMRGPGLAGGGIGTLVIIGLMLYMSGGDPTVLLESGLLEEQLGGGQILDGPVSPQDDERAEFVKVVLADTEDVWHALFQQAGDDYIEPRLVLFRGRVQSGCGGASAAVGPFYCPADQQVYLDLQFFDELHQRFGAAGDFAQAYVIAHEIGHHVQKLIGTSDEVHTEQQRLDEVEGNRLSVRLELQADYLAGVWAHHIQKTKQVLEPGDIEEALDAANAIGDDRLQQQSQGTVVPDSFTHGTSAQRIRWFREGFESGDFRAADRLFTEGYKQL
- a CDS encoding thiolase family protein, which encodes MNDVYVVSGARTAVGKANRGTLVNYRPDDMAAEVIKAAVERAGIKPEQVQDVVLGCAIPEQAQGMNMARIAALRAGMPDTTSALTINRFCSSGLEAMVIAAAKISSGLFDIAIGGGAESMSMVHGPGARPAPNPYLTKNYPEIYIAMGNAGDNVARDFRMTRQELDEWALMSNQRAVAAIDLGKFKDQIVPLQVPVNGKTITFDTDEGPRRDTTMEGLLALKPAFAASPELGFHTAGNSSQMSDGAAACVLMSEKGLKETGAKPLAKLIGYNVAAGSPKYLGPAQLTAIPKAIEIAGIKLSEVGLFEINEAFASVVKLVVRELKLDPEKVNVNGGAIALGHPLGCSGAKLSVQIIDEMRKRGVKYGVVTMCIGGGMGAAGVFELCE
- a CDS encoding ThuA domain-containing protein, with amino-acid sequence MILRLLTSLGLATTLVVAAGAAEGKTKILFIAGNPSHAPGDHEHRAGCMLLAKKLMEAMPSVDAQVTWYGWPKDAKIFDGASSVVMYCDGGDGHYVNPHLDFVQGLVDKGVGVVCIHYAVEVPADPSGKKFVEWIGGYFEKDWSVNPHWTATFDKFPDHPICTGVAPFTINDEWYYHMRFPEGMKNVTPILTALPGPDTLTRPDGPHSGNPHVRKAIENKEPQHVAWAIERPNGGRGFGFTGAHFHRNWKDDNFRKIVLNAIVWTAKLDVPAEGVVTTTPTDEEMKANLDEKN